In Gemmatimonadota bacterium, a single genomic region encodes these proteins:
- a CDS encoding phosphoadenylyl-sulfate reductase, giving the protein MLTREKLNAQSLAFEEVPLEDILIWAWETLGSRVAFGTAFGASGMVLLDVMQKVAPQIPVFTIDTGFLFPETLSLIDRVEARYGIEIERVYSRLSIEEQARDYGDELYKRDADRCCWLRKVEPLQRKLSQLNGWINSRRRDQSDTRSQIPILEYYETDGRALLKLNPMAPWTRKQVWDYIIEHDVPYNPLMDQGFATIGCWPCTKAVDGCVDERAGRWEDSDKTECGIHTFLQPIDAAVNSVPETVQS; this is encoded by the coding sequence GTGCTTACTCGTGAAAAATTGAATGCACAGTCACTGGCTTTTGAAGAGGTACCTCTGGAAGATATTTTGATCTGGGCATGGGAGACATTGGGGTCTCGCGTGGCGTTTGGTACTGCTTTTGGTGCCAGTGGCATGGTTTTGCTCGATGTGATGCAAAAGGTAGCGCCACAGATTCCCGTATTTACAATTGACACGGGTTTTCTGTTTCCCGAAACTCTGAGTTTGATCGACCGCGTGGAGGCGCGCTATGGGATTGAGATTGAGCGAGTGTATTCCCGTTTGAGTATTGAAGAGCAAGCGCGTGATTACGGTGATGAACTCTACAAACGGGATGCCGACCGCTGTTGCTGGTTGCGGAAAGTCGAGCCTTTGCAGCGCAAGTTATCCCAGTTGAATGGCTGGATTAACAGCCGCCGGCGAGATCAAAGCGATACCCGCAGCCAAATTCCCATTCTGGAATACTATGAGACAGATGGGCGCGCGTTGCTCAAATTGAATCCCATGGCACCGTGGACGCGCAAACAGGTCTGGGATTACATTATCGAACACGATGTGCCCTATAATCCCTTGATGGATCAGGGCTTTGCCACGATAGGGTGCTGGCCCTGCACAAAAGCTGTGGATGGATGTGTAGATGAACGCGCGGGTCGCTGGGAGGATTCGGATAAGACAGAGTGCGGTATTCACACCTTTTTACAGCCTATTGATGCGGCGGTCAATTCTGTGCCTGAGACTGTTCAATCTTGA